The genomic window TTACCGATTTACATATGTTTTAGTATTATTATGGGCAAAAACGGCTAAAATATATTTACCTTTGCCGCTAAATTAACGTAGTATATGATGAATCAGACAAATTCGGGATTCTTGAATAGTATCCCGCCGGTAACGAAAAATCTTATCATTATAAACTTGCTATTTTGGGTAGCCAGCCTTGCACTGCCGAAAGTCGGCATCGATTTGGTGGATTTATTAGGGCTTCACTTCCCGGGTGCTACCGACTTCAAGGCTTATCAGATCGTTTCTTATATGTTCATGCACGATACCCATTCGTTTGCGCATGTGTTTTTTAATATGTTCGCCGTTTATATGTTCGGCCGGGTATTGGAGAACGTATGGGGCCCCAAACGTTTCTTGATTTTTTACTTCGTGACGGGTATAGGCGCCGGTTTGGTACAAGAAGTGGTATGGTTCTTTAATTTGCGGGATGTGATCTTCGCTAGCCAAGACATGATAAACTTGAATGGAGCCCAGATTATCAGCAAAAGCGAGTTCTTGAATTATTTCGTGACCATTGGCGCTTCGGGTGCCGTATTCGGAATCTTGTTGGCATTCGCGATGATCTTCCCGAATGTTCCTTTGTACTTGATGTTCATACCGATCCCGATTAAAGCCAAATATTTCGTAATATTTTATGGTCTTGCCGAACTATTTATGGGTGTGGCTAGTTTTGGTGGCGATACGGTAGCGCATTTCGCTCATTTGGGGGGTATGTTATTCGGTTATTTCCTAATTCGTTATTGGAAAAAGAAAGATGCAGACAATGGACGGTATTTTTACTAATTTGAAGCGTATGTTTCAGTCGGGCAATATCCTGTCGAAACTGATATATATAAATGTAGGCTTGTTTATCTTGATACGTTTGGCCAGCGTATTGTTTATGCTCTTTAATGTGCAAGGGGTACCTTTTTTGCAGTATTTGCAGTTACCGGCTTCTCCGGAACTTTTGCTCTTCCGTCCGTGGACGTTGTTTACTTATATGTTCACTCATTTTGACTTCTTGCATATCTTGTTCAATATGCTTTGGTTGTATTGGTTCGGGGGATTGTTCTTGAATTTCTTCAATGAGCGGCAGTTGGGAGGCTTGTATATATTGGGAGGTCTTGCGGGTGCGATATTGTTTGTCCTTGCTTATAATATTTTCCCTTATTTCCAGAACGTGGCTTCTTTTAGCTATTTGATGGGGGCTTCGGCATCTGTTATGGCGATCGTTTTCGCCGTGTCGTTTTACCGGAAGGATTTGGAGATTAATTTATTCTTGATCGGAAGGATCAAATTAATTTATTTGGCTATCTTTACGCTGGTGATCGATTTGTTGGCGATGACTTCTGATAATGCGGGAGGACATATCGCCCATATCGGCGGGGCTTTGTTTGGTATGTGGTTCGCTTCCCGTATTCGTAATGGAAAGGACTTGACCGCTCCAATGAATCGGTTGATCGACTGGTTCGTGAATTTGGGCAAACGGAAACCGAAGATGCGTGTGACTTATAAACGTAACGAAACGGATTATGAGTATAACGCACGCAAACATCAGGAGTCGGTGGATCTAGATACTATACTGGATAAATTGAAACGTTCCGGTTATGAGAGCCTTTCCGCTGAAGAGAAAAAGCGACTTTTCGACGCCAGTAAGAAATAACAGATACTTATGAAAACTCTACGGATTTTTCTTCAATTCTTATTTGTCGTAGCGAATGTGGTGGCTGTCGTGTTGTTGATAGTCTCGGCTTACTCGGATCGGGTGTCTCCTGAGACGAGTATGACGTTATCTTATCTGGGATTAGCCTTTCCAGTCTTATGTGTAGTCAATCTTTGCTTTATTATCTATTGGCTGTTCTTATGGGAATGGAAGTTCTTATTGATCGGCATATTCTCCTTCTTGTTATGTTGGGGTCCCGTGAAACGCTATTTTCCGTTTCACTCGCATAAGGATGTCCCTCGGGAAGAGGTACTGAAGGTGCTGACTTATAATGTGATGGCTTTTGGGTACAAGAATCATACGAAGATAGCTCCGAACAAGATTATCCAATATATCGCTAACTCGGACGCAGATATTGTTTGTTTGCAGGAATATGCCACGGCTAAATCAGAGAAGAGCCTTACTGCCTCTAAGATCTATGATGCGTTGAGCATGTATCCTTATCGTTCCGTATTTTATCAAAGCTCCACGAAATTCCAGAGTTTCGGCATCGCTGTGTTCTCCAAATATCCGCTGTCGAATTCCCGGATGGTGAAATACGATTCGGATTATAACGGCTCTTCCGTACATGAAGTGAACATCAAGGGAAAGAAGTTGACCTTGATTAATAACCATTTGGAATCCTTTAAGCTGACGATGGAGGATCGGACCCGTTATTCATCCCTTATAAAGAGCTTTAGCTCGGATGGGTTGGACGATTTGAAAGGAGCGTTCGAGCAAAAGCTAGGACCTGCTTTCCGGATTCGGGCTAAGCAAGCGGAAGCGGTATCAAAAGAGATTAAGAACGCGAAAGGAGATTATGTCTTAGTATGCGGTGACTTTAATGATACGCCTATTTCTTATGCGCACCGTACGATCCAAGGGGATTTGACGGATGCCTTTGCCGAGTCTGGCCGGGGAATGGGCATTACCTATAATCAAAATTTCTTCTGGTTCCGTATCGATAATATCCTGCATTCCCCGAACATGACCTCTATGAATTGTTCCGTGGATAAGGTCGCTTATTCAGACCACTACCCGTTATGGTGTTATCTGAAACTTGAATAAAAGGGTTTCATCACTCGGATTCTGCGTTCTGCGCAGCGTCAAATACGTCGGCGAACAAGTTCTCGACAAAGAAGAAGGTAGCGTTACAGAATAGCTTAGGATCTTTGATCAGCGCTATCGTATTGCTATCCCCATTATTGGCGATTACATCTTCCGCTTTATAGGTCTTGTACTTTTTATCGTTTAGCGGATCATATTGATATACGATATCGCTCGCCTCGATCGTGTACCGGTTGTCGAAGCAGGTGATACGCATTTTATATTTAATGATAGTCTTGTCTGTATCATTCAACAATAATTCAACCTTAGAGCTTACGAAGATGGTCCCTTTGTTCTTGTTCGAGTTTACGTTGGATAAGAAGACATCTTTTCCATAAGATTTCTTAGCCCATGCGTTAATAGCGTTGAATATTTCTAGTTTAGAGGTATTCTCGATCTCTACATCATCGCTATAGCATACCTTCCCGTTTTTCATGGGGGCGCATTCGTCTACCTCGCCTTTATGCCCCTGCGCCATGACTAGCACAGGGAACATCATATATATTAATAATAGAATCTTTTTCATAAATGCAACTCTCTTTTTCGTTATTTGATCCATACATTCGTAATCTCGCCGATTAACATCGTTTGCTGTCCTTCGGAGGTCTCGCCTTGTTTACGGCACTCGATAATAATCCATGGCGCATCGGCAGATGTGCCGGGCTTGGAGAAGGATAATCGATATACATCGTTATTGCCAATCGCTTTATAAGCAGGACTATCTTTGGATATGGAGATTGTACTGATCGTTTTACCGAACATATTGCCTATGCCTTTCCATTCAACGTTTGCGTCGGTCGTATTTCCTTTTACGGCTTTGATTTGTAAAGCGTTGTCCGGTAACATTTGGAGGATCGTGCTAGGTATTTTGTCAGCTTGGAACGCTACGAAACCTTCCATCGGTGCCACAGCTCGTGTTTCCCGTTGCGGAGCGGATACTGGTTCTATCGGTGCGGTTGTCAGCAACTGTGCGCCTAATGTGTTGGTTGCGCTATCGAACGTCTTGTCCGCGAAGTCAATCGTGGCCTTACGGAACTTACCGCTGATACGGTTCAATTTCGTCTTGCTCTTATTCAAGGCATACTCGTCCGTGATCCATTCCTCGGCTAGGTATTTCTCCGGCTCGTTCTGGTAAGACACGTTATATTCATATCGGATGCCCGCAAGTTGCAGGGTACAAGCATGTTCCTTACATTCAATGATAATACGGTATTTCATCATCGCCCGATCGAGGGATAAGGCTGTGCTGGAGAATACTATATATTCTTCTCCGATAATGGCGATCTCGCCTTTTGCCTCATTTTGATAAGCTACTCTACTTTCCTTTGTGTTAAAATTTTCTTGTCCCCATTTTAATAGTTGTTGGTAGATTTGTGCCTTGCTTAAAGAGGGGGCATTAATCTCTCGGGTAAAAACGACTTTACCGTCTGCAACCGGAACGGCCCCTGCCAGATAGTGTTGATCCTCTTGTGCGAATAGCAGGGCGGGGATAAATAACAGAGCGAATAATAACTGTTTCATGGTATATTTTCCTTATTATTTTAGCCCCAAAGATATACATTTGCGTTTGAAATAAACTATGAGCGTGACAAATAATTATACTAATTGCTCTTTATCAAAGAAAAAAAGTCTATATTTGCACCCTGTGAAAAAACGAATATAAATAATGTAATAACATAAACCTAAGATTCAGATGCAAAACAAAGGATTTGTAAAGGTCTTCGCGGTGTTACTTACGCTTGTCTGTTTGTTCTATTTGTCGTTCTCGTTCGTGACGCAACATTACAACAGTAAAGCCGCTGAGTATGCGGGTGGAGATCCTGCGAAAGAGAGTGCTTATTTAGACTCACTATCTACTCAGAAGGTATGGTTAGGCTATACGCTTAAGCAATGCCGTGAAATGGAAATTAGTTTAGGTCTTGACTTAAAGGGCGGTATGAACGTTGTCCTTGAGTTGAACGTGGCGGATGTAATCCGTTCGTTGTCTAACAACAACCAAGACGAGAATTTCAACAAGGCGTTGGATTTAGCTTACGCGCATCAAGCGACTAGCCAAAAAGATTTCATCGACCTTTTCGCTGAGGAGTATAAGAAGTTGGATAGCGGCGCACGTCTTTCCGCTATTTTCAGTACATTCGAGTTAAAAGATAAAATCACGCCCCAGAGCTCTGACGCTCAGGTTGTTTCTGTTTTGAAACAAGAGTTGCAGAGTGCGATTGATAACTCATTCAACGTATTGCGTACTCGTATCGACCGTTTCGGTGTGGTTTCTCCGAACATCCAACGTTTGGAGACAGCGGGTCGTATCTTGGTTGAGTTGCCGGGTGTGAAAGAACCGGAACGTGTTCGTAAGTTGCTTCAAGGTAGCGCTAACTTGGAATTCTGGGAAACTTATAAGTTGCCGGAAATCTATCAACAATTGGTTGCCGCTGATAATGTATTGGCTACTATCCTAAGTAAGGAGACTTCCGCTGATTCTGTAGCTACCGATAATGTTGAGAAAATCGCTGATGCCGCTGATGCGAATGTAAGTGAGGCCGATTCTTTGTTGGCTGAGCTTGGTCAAGATAAAAAAGATACGGAAGCTAATCAAAGCATGGAAGAGTTCGCTAAGCAACATCCATTATTTGCTTTATTGCAGATTAGCCAGTACAACGGTCAGTTGTCTCCGGGTTCGACGGTAGGTATCGCTCAAGCAAAAGATATGGAGAAGATCAGCGAATACCTGAACATGAAACAAGTGAAAGAGGTATTGCCTCGTAACTTGGCTTTAAAATGGGGTGTAAAGGCGATCGATGATAAAGAGCAGTTCTTTGAGTTATATGCCTTGAAGGTAACGAACCGTGACGGAAGTCCCGCTTTAGGTGGTGACGTAGTAACAGATGCTAACGCTGACTTTATGCAACAAGCCGGTCGTTCAGAGCAAATGGTTAACATGGTTATGAATGCCGAAGGCTCTAAGGCTTGGGCTCGTTTGACGAAAGAGAATATCGGTCGCCAGATCGCTATCGTTTTGGATGAGATGGTTTATTCCGCTCCGAACGTAAACGATGAGATCACGGGAGGTCGTTCACAAATCACCGGTCACTTTACACCGGAAGAGGCGAAGGACTTAGCGAACGTATTGAAATCGGGTAAGATGGCTGCTTCCGTACATATCGTTCAAGAAGACGTCGTTGGTCCGTCTTTGGGACAAGAGGCTATCAATGCCGGTGTGATTTCTTTCGTTTTGGCATTGGTGCTGTTGATGGTTTATATGTGCGCATTCTACGGATTGGTACCGGGATTGATCGCCGATGGTGCTTTGGTATTGAACATTTTCTTCACGATGGGTATCCTTGCTTCTTTCCAAGCGGTTCTTACCTTGCCGGGTATTGCCGGTATGGTGTTGACGCTAGGTATGGCAGTCGATGCTAACGTATTGATATATGAGCGTACGAAAGAGGAACTTCGTGCCGGTAAGTCTTTAGGAAAGGCTATCGCCGACGGTTACAGCAATGCGTTCTCCGCTATCTTCGACTCAAACTTGACATCTATCATTACCGGTATCGTATTGTTCTATTTCGGTACGGGTCCTATCCGTGGTTTCGCTACGACGATGATCATCGGTTTGTTCGCTTCATTCCTTACAGCCGTGTTCTTGACTCGTATCGTTTATGAGGCATTGTTAGCGAAAGATAAATTGAAGAACGTGACATTCACGACTTCTCTGACGAAAGACTTGCTGACAAACCCGAAGATCAATTTCTTGGGTGCTCGCAAGGTCGGTTATTTGATTCCGGCCGCTATTATCGTATTGGGTGCTATTTCCATGATGACGATCGGTTTGAATAACGGTATCGATTTCACGGGTGGACGTAACTACGTGATTCGTTTTAATCAAGAGGTGAAGACTGACGATGTTCGTAATATGCTGGACGCTCAGTTAGACGGTTCTGTTAGTGTTATCCAGATCGGTACAGCGGATCAAGTACGTGTGTCTACCAACTATAAGATCAATGATAACGATCCTACGGTAGATCAAGAGATCGAGAATAAATTGTTTGAGGGCGTGAAATCCTTACTTCCGGAAGGAACTACATTAGATGAGTTCACGACTACTTTCATACAGAGTTCGCAGAAGGTGGGTCCTAGCATGGCAGACGATATCAAGAATAGCGCTATCTTAGCGGTAATTTTCGCCATGATCTGTATGGCCGCTTATATCCTGCTTCGTTTCCGTGATGTGTCATTCTCTGTTGGTGCGTTCGCCTCTGTTGCTACGACTACATTGTGTATCATTTCTTTCTATACCTTGTTATGGAAGGTTCTTCCGTTCTCAATGGAGGTAGACCAGACGTTTATCGCAGCTATCTTGACGATTATCGGTTACTCTATCAATGATACCGTGGTTGTATTCGACCGTATCCGTGAGACAATCGCTTTGTATCCGAAGCGTGATCGTTATCAAGTGATCAATGATGCGTTGAACTCTACCTTGTGTCGTACATTTAATACATCATTGACTACGTTGGTGGTTGTATTGTGTATCTTCATCTTGGGCGGTAGCACGATCCGAAGCTTTACGTTCGCTATCTTATTAGGTATCATTATCGGTACATACTCTACTTTGTTCGTCGCTACTCCGATCGCTTACGAGTTGCAGAAGAAGAAGATCAATAAGAAAGCTGCTGCTGAGAAAGCCGGAAAATAATATATTTCTTTAAGGATTTTATGAAGATCCTCTATCTTTCCTGTGTAAACGGAGAGATAGAGGATTTTTTTATGTATTAATTCTTAAGGAGATAAAGTATGAATGAGAATGATTTTGTGGTGGGTGTACTTACGTATATCACCTGCCTGCGTGAGAAAAAGCGTTATTCCACGGCGAAGAGTTATCAAGATGCGTTGAGGTCGTTTAAATGTTTTTGTGGCCGGAAAGAGATTCCTTATGCGTATATTAATCGGGATACACTTTTGCGTTATCAATCTTGGCTGTTGGCCAAGGGATGTGCTCGTAACACGGTATCTACTTATATGCGCCGGATTCGTCACATCTATAATTTAGCGGTAGAGGTGGGTGAGGCTGCCTATATCCCTCATTTGTTTAAGAATGTGTTTACGGGGGTTGAGAGTAAACGTAAAAAGGCGTTGCCTTCGGAAAGCCTGCGCTTGCTGATGACAAGCCCAGTGACAGATCCGCAACAGAAGAGGACTCAATCAGCCTTTTGCCTGATGTTTTTGTTTTGCGGGATGGCTTTCGTAGATTTGGCGCATTTGCGAAAGGAGGATATCAAGGAAGGGATCTTGTCTTATTATCGGCAGAAAAGCGGATCCCTTATACAGGTGGAGATCCCAGCGGAGGCACAAGGGCTGCTGAATGAGTTGGCAGCCGATACAACCGAGGATTCGCCCTATCTGTTTCCATTTTTAGAGGGAATGAAGACCGGTGAGGATGCCTACAAGGAATATAATACCGTATTAGGAGGTTTTAACCGCAGATTGAAAACACTGTCGGAATCCATCGGTATTCGTACTCGGGTTACCTCATACACGATTCGTCACTCTTTCGCCACGACCTTGAAGGAGCAAAACGTACCGATTGAGATGATCAGTGAACTGTTAGGGCATAAATCTATCAAGACTACGCAAATATACTTGAAGAGTTTCTCTTTAGAAAAGCTCTCGACCGTAAACAAACTTTGTTTCGAGAGTGTGTATAATTATGCGCCGAAAGTAGGGTGAAGAAAAGTACGCTACTTGGCGAGTAGCGCTCATTTCATGCCGCAAATGTAGTAAAAAATAACATAACACAAGCAAATATTAGGCTTTGTTTGTGTTTCAACCTTAATTCTCTTTAAATCTTCGTTCTTATTTCTGATGTATAGACATGGCAATAGAAACGAAATGGCCTCGTTATTCCCGAAATCATCACGTTATCCAAAGTAAACTCCATATAACATCATGTAGAGATGGAGCGTGCTCCGTCTCCCACCGCCTGATAGTAACTAAAATACCATTGTAAGGGGATGAAACGGGACACGCTCCGTCTCTACAACTAAGGAATATCCTTTCACTCCTCTTGTTAAGGCTACTCGCCAAGTAGCAGTCAGTTTGGCTACTCGCCAAGTAGCATGAGTATTGAAGGGATGCAAATTTTCAGTAATTCCTTTTTATTTTCACATAAGTGTTTATTTATCAGGGTATTACAAGAATATCTTGGTAAGGCTCTGAATTATCTTCCTCAATGAATATCATGACAAGTAATAGCTCTGATAGAGCTATGGTGCATATACGCAATCGCCGTAGTCAGGAGGCTGTACGCTGGTACGCACTGACGCTTCCTACCGCCATAGGGGGACGTGATAATATCTATTCGTCAAAAGGATTAGATGCCGAGCTTTCCCGTCGTAAACGTTGTGGGGAACCCTTGTTCGAGTACTTTGCCCCCTCGTATGTCGAGGCTCGCAAGGTGGGAGGCAAGATGGTCAATACGAGGAAGCCTCTTTTATACAACTATGTGTTTATCCATGCTTCGGAGAATGAGATTTTCCGTTTGAAACGTATCATGCCCTTATATAATCTTCTTCCTCGGGTATCCGTGGGCGAACACTCTTATTTCCCTTACCTGTCAGATCATGAGATGGAGACCTTACGCTGGATGGCAGAATCTTATTCCAATGAGCTTCCGGTGTACGTACCGGATAGCGGTCGCTTGCTGAAAGGTGACCGTGTACGTATCACCTCGGGTTCTTTCATGGGGATGGAAGCTGAGGTGGTGGTGCAACCGGGTGGAGGTCATAAGGATGTCATGGTACGTATCCTTGACTGTATGTGGGTTCCTCTATTTGAGGTAAGGCAAGGCGAGTATGAGCTGATTGAGTTGAATACGAAAGGCAAGCATGTTTATACCCATTTGGATAACGATCGTTTATCGGAAGGTATGCACAAGGCGTTGGGGCGTTATTATCTCTCGGGCAAATTGGGAAAGGAAGACGAACTTTTGGTTCGTGAGGTGCTGAAGGGCTATGCTTCCCTTCGTGTGGAGACCGACGTGATGCGTTGCAAGGTCTACTCATTACTCCTTCCGGCCTATAAGCTGTTGGCTCAGGAAGAGGAGTTTGAACGCTTGCATTCCACCCTACGCAATATGCTTCCATTGGTTAAGGCAGTGAATTCTCGTGCCTTGCTGCTCGTCACGCTTTACGGCTGCACGAATAGCAACCTGTATTACCGTATGGCGCATGAGCTGGTAGATCCCTGGCGGGATGACCCTTCGCCTAAGAGAAGCAAGGCCTTGTTGATACAGCGTTTACACGATTACGATATTTGGCTAAAACATTAAATAGTAGACTGTCATGAGAAAGGAAAGCGAAACTCCCTCCGGTATCCGTTTGATGCTATTGCTGAAAGGGCATTTGAGAGAGATCATGAATCGTGAGTGTGCGAATCAGACCTCGATCCATTTATATTGTACGGGATCTTATTGGGTCGCGTTCGAACGTTCCGCTTATCAATTGCGTCGTGCCTTTCCGGATAGTGAGATCACGCCGATGCGCCTGTACGCTTATCCTTTTCCGGTTGTCATGGTTTCCGTAACGGATCGTTCCCTTCGTTTGTATGAACGAAAACATATAGCTAAGCAGAACGGGGCGGATTACAAGTTATTGACTGTACCTGAACTCTCCGCTCCCGCCTACCAAGCGTGGCATACGAGGGAGGTGAAGGGACTCCCTGCGTTAAACTAATCGGAAAACTCGTTCACGACATTAAAACAGGGACAGGATTTCGACGGGTCCAAGTCTTGATGTCCCACGATTAGGGCTTTGGGGAATCGCTGATGCAATTCACGAAGCAAACCCTGTAGGGCTTCTCGTTGGGCTTCCGTTCGGGTATCCATGGGAGTCTTTCCATCGTTGGCGAGTCCTCCGATATAGCAAACCCCGATACTGTACCGATTGTGGTTCTTACAGTGAGCGCCCACTTGTTCAAGGGGCCTACCGGTCTCGATCGTACCATCGGTCGGGATGACAAAGTGATATCCGCAGCCTTTCCAGCCGAGAGAGCGATGCAGATGGTCGATGTCCATCATCCGTAAAGTGCTGCCCTGCCTATTGGCAGAGCAATGCACGATAATCAGCGTGATGGTTCTCATCCGATCCAACCGCTAGTGGCTCCACCGGCGGCACCGGTGATGACCAGTTCGACAATGCGGATGATGTAGAGCAAGACGCTCTTCCAATTTGTTTTTTTCATACTTGTAGTCTTTAAATAAATGAATAAAATAAGCTTCATGGTTAAGAGCCGTATTTCTCAATGGCAGGATTTAGATCTCATCGGGAGATTCTGAGTCTCCTTTCTTCAACGCAGCCAAGTCTACCGTGTCTTTATTCTCCTTTACCGCCTTCAGCGAGGCGGCTTGGATCGCACGGCTGGTTACTAGGTTGAATTCAGCCTTAGAACGTAGGTTCTCGAAGTCTATACCCGGATTGAATAGAATGTTCACCGCCTTGATATTATCGCTGGAGAAGTCCTTGAGTGTAGCGGCCGGCTCGCA from Parabacteroides distasonis ATCC 8503 includes these protein-coding regions:
- the secDF gene encoding protein translocase subunit SecDF → MQNKGFVKVFAVLLTLVCLFYLSFSFVTQHYNSKAAEYAGGDPAKESAYLDSLSTQKVWLGYTLKQCREMEISLGLDLKGGMNVVLELNVADVIRSLSNNNQDENFNKALDLAYAHQATSQKDFIDLFAEEYKKLDSGARLSAIFSTFELKDKITPQSSDAQVVSVLKQELQSAIDNSFNVLRTRIDRFGVVSPNIQRLETAGRILVELPGVKEPERVRKLLQGSANLEFWETYKLPEIYQQLVAADNVLATILSKETSADSVATDNVEKIADAADANVSEADSLLAELGQDKKDTEANQSMEEFAKQHPLFALLQISQYNGQLSPGSTVGIAQAKDMEKISEYLNMKQVKEVLPRNLALKWGVKAIDDKEQFFELYALKVTNRDGSPALGGDVVTDANADFMQQAGRSEQMVNMVMNAEGSKAWARLTKENIGRQIAIVLDEMVYSAPNVNDEITGGRSQITGHFTPEEAKDLANVLKSGKMAASVHIVQEDVVGPSLGQEAINAGVISFVLALVLLMVYMCAFYGLVPGLIADGALVLNIFFTMGILASFQAVLTLPGIAGMVLTLGMAVDANVLIYERTKEELRAGKSLGKAIADGYSNAFSAIFDSNLTSIITGIVLFYFGTGPIRGFATTMIIGLFASFLTAVFLTRIVYEALLAKDKLKNVTFTTSLTKDLLTNPKINFLGARKVGYLIPAAIIVLGAISMMTIGLNNGIDFTGGRNYVIRFNQEVKTDDVRNMLDAQLDGSVSVIQIGTADQVRVSTNYKINDNDPTVDQEIENKLFEGVKSLLPEGTTLDEFTTTFIQSSQKVGPSMADDIKNSAILAVIFAMICMAAYILLRFRDVSFSVGAFASVATTTLCIISFYTLLWKVLPFSMEVDQTFIAAILTIIGYSINDTVVVFDRIRETIALYPKRDRYQVINDALNSTLCRTFNTSLTTLVVVLCIFILGGSTIRSFTFAILLGIIIGTYSTLFVATPIAYELQKKKINKKAAAEKAGK
- a CDS encoding DUF4468 domain-containing protein, with the protein product MKKILLLIYMMFPVLVMAQGHKGEVDECAPMKNGKVCYSDDVEIENTSKLEIFNAINAWAKKSYGKDVFLSNVNSNKNKGTIFVSSKVELLLNDTDKTIIKYKMRITCFDNRYTIEASDIVYQYDPLNDKKYKTYKAEDVIANNGDSNTIALIKDPKLFCNATFFFVENLFADVFDAAQNAESE
- a CDS encoding rhomboid family intramembrane serine protease; this translates as MMNQTNSGFLNSIPPVTKNLIIINLLFWVASLALPKVGIDLVDLLGLHFPGATDFKAYQIVSYMFMHDTHSFAHVFFNMFAVYMFGRVLENVWGPKRFLIFYFVTGIGAGLVQEVVWFFNLRDVIFASQDMINLNGAQIISKSEFLNYFVTIGASGAVFGILLAFAMIFPNVPLYLMFIPIPIKAKYFVIFYGLAELFMGVASFGGDTVAHFAHLGGMLFGYFLIRYWKKKDADNGRYFY
- a CDS encoding tyrosine-type recombinase/integrase, whose product is MNENDFVVGVLTYITCLREKKRYSTAKSYQDALRSFKCFCGRKEIPYAYINRDTLLRYQSWLLAKGCARNTVSTYMRRIRHIYNLAVEVGEAAYIPHLFKNVFTGVESKRKKALPSESLRLLMTSPVTDPQQKRTQSAFCLMFLFCGMAFVDLAHLRKEDIKEGILSYYRQKSGSLIQVEIPAEAQGLLNELAADTTEDSPYLFPFLEGMKTGEDAYKEYNTVLGGFNRRLKTLSESIGIRTRVTSYTIRHSFATTLKEQNVPIEMISELLGHKSIKTTQIYLKSFSLEKLSTVNKLCFESVYNYAPKVG
- the nusG gene encoding transcription termination/antitermination protein NusG → MNIMTSNSSDRAMVHIRNRRSQEAVRWYALTLPTAIGGRDNIYSSKGLDAELSRRKRCGEPLFEYFAPSYVEARKVGGKMVNTRKPLLYNYVFIHASENEIFRLKRIMPLYNLLPRVSVGEHSYFPYLSDHEMETLRWMAESYSNELPVYVPDSGRLLKGDRVRITSGSFMGMEAEVVVQPGGGHKDVMVRILDCMWVPLFEVRQGEYELIELNTKGKHVYTHLDNDRLSEGMHKALGRYYLSGKLGKEDELLVREVLKGYASLRVETDVMRCKVYSLLLPAYKLLAQEEEFERLHSTLRNMLPLVKAVNSRALLLVTLYGCTNSNLYYRMAHELVDPWRDDPSPKRSKALLIQRLHDYDIWLKH
- a CDS encoding rhomboid family intramembrane serine protease, whose translation is MDGIFTNLKRMFQSGNILSKLIYINVGLFILIRLASVLFMLFNVQGVPFLQYLQLPASPELLLFRPWTLFTYMFTHFDFLHILFNMLWLYWFGGLFLNFFNERQLGGLYILGGLAGAILFVLAYNIFPYFQNVASFSYLMGASASVMAIVFAVSFYRKDLEINLFLIGRIKLIYLAIFTLVIDLLAMTSDNAGGHIAHIGGALFGMWFASRIRNGKDLTAPMNRLIDWFVNLGKRKPKMRVTYKRNETDYEYNARKHQESVDLDTILDKLKRSGYESLSAEEKKRLFDASKK
- a CDS encoding DUF4468 domain-containing protein — protein: MKQLLFALLFIPALLFAQEDQHYLAGAVPVADGKVVFTREINAPSLSKAQIYQQLLKWGQENFNTKESRVAYQNEAKGEIAIIGEEYIVFSSTALSLDRAMMKYRIIIECKEHACTLQLAGIRYEYNVSYQNEPEKYLAEEWITDEYALNKSKTKLNRISGKFRKATIDFADKTFDSATNTLGAQLLTTAPIEPVSAPQRETRAVAPMEGFVAFQADKIPSTILQMLPDNALQIKAVKGNTTDANVEWKGIGNMFGKTISTISISKDSPAYKAIGNNDVYRLSFSKPGTSADAPWIIIECRKQGETSEGQQTMLIGEITNVWIK
- a CDS encoding N-acetylmuramoyl-L-alanine amidase, encoding MRTITLIIVHCSANRQGSTLRMMDIDHLHRSLGWKGCGYHFVIPTDGTIETGRPLEQVGAHCKNHNRYSIGVCYIGGLANDGKTPMDTRTEAQREALQGLLRELHQRFPKALIVGHQDLDPSKSCPCFNVVNEFSD
- a CDS encoding endonuclease/exonuclease/phosphatase family protein encodes the protein MKTLRIFLQFLFVVANVVAVVLLIVSAYSDRVSPETSMTLSYLGLAFPVLCVVNLCFIIYWLFLWEWKFLLIGIFSFLLCWGPVKRYFPFHSHKDVPREEVLKVLTYNVMAFGYKNHTKIAPNKIIQYIANSDADIVCLQEYATAKSEKSLTASKIYDALSMYPYRSVFYQSSTKFQSFGIAVFSKYPLSNSRMVKYDSDYNGSSVHEVNIKGKKLTLINNHLESFKLTMEDRTRYSSLIKSFSSDGLDDLKGAFEQKLGPAFRIRAKQAEAVSKEIKNAKGDYVLVCGDFNDTPISYAHRTIQGDLTDAFAESGRGMGITYNQNFFWFRIDNILHSPNMTSMNCSVDKVAYSDHYPLWCYLKLE